A DNA window from Acomys russatus chromosome 7, mAcoRus1.1, whole genome shotgun sequence contains the following coding sequences:
- the LOC127192161 gene encoding olfactory receptor 51I2-like, with amino-acid sequence MLPSQVFINISFFQPQSFLMTGIPGLEAVHGWISIPFFSMYSVALTGNCLIILAVRRTHSLHQPMYYFLSMLALSDVGLSLSTLPSTLAVLWFDYRFIGFNACLIQMFFLHFFSVVESSVLLAMSFDRFVAISNPLRYASVLTNNVIIRIGVAITTRATLSLLPLPFLLKRLNYCPGKILLSHSFCFHADVMKLACADITVNILYGLYVVLSTVGIDSLLIVMSYSLILHTVMGLASPRERVRTLNTCVSHFLAVLVFYIPVIGVSMIHRFGKHLPHIVHALVAYVYLVVPPVLNPIIYSVKSKPIRVAMFRVLCKKGQG; translated from the coding sequence ATGCTCCCTTCCCAGGTTTTCATCAACATCTCCTTCTTCCAGCCACAGTCTTTCCTCATGACTGGCATCCCAGGGCTAGAGGCTGTCCATGGCTGGATCTCCATCCCCTTCTTTTCTATGTACTCTGTGGCACTCACTGGAAACTGCCTCATCATCCTGGCTGTGAGGAGGACCCATAGCCTACACCAGCCCATGTACTACTTCCTGTCCATGCTGGCCCTGAGTGATGTGGGTCTCAGCTTGTCCACACTGCCATCCACCCTGGCTGTGCTCTGGTTTGACTATCGCTTCATCGGCTTCAATGCCTGTCTGATACAAATGTTCTTCCTACATTTCTTCTCCGTGGTAGAGTCCTCAGTGCTCTTGGCCATGTCATTTGACCGCTTTGTGGCTATCTCCAACCCACTGCGCTACGCATCTGTCCTCACTAATAATGTCATCATCCGGATTGGGGTGGCCATTACCACCCGAGCTACTCTGTCCCTCTTACCGTTGCCTTTCTTGCTGAAGCGACTGAACTATTGTCCTGGCAAGATCCTCCTGtcacactctttctgcttccatgcTGATGTCATGAAGCTGGCGTGTGCTGACATCACTGTCAATATTCTGTATGGACTCTATGTGGTTCTGTCCACAGTGGGCATAGACTCCTTACTTATTGTCATGTCCTATTCCTTGATTCTTCACACAGTGATGGGGCTAGCCTCTCCCAGAGAGCGTGTCCGGACCCTCAATACATGTGTTTCTCATttcttagctgtcctggtctTCTACATTCCAGTCATAGGTGTGTCCATGATCCACCGTTTTGGTAAGCACCTGCCACACATCGTTCATGCCCTTGTTGCATATGTGTACCTTGTGGTGCCTCCTGTGCTCAACCCCATCATCTACAGCGTCAAGTCCAAGCCCATCAGGGTGGCCATGTTCAGAGTGCTATGTAAGAAAGGCCAAGGCTAA